The stretch of DNA GGATGATGTCGCGAGCGCTGCTGCCACTGCCGGAACTAAAGCCGCTTCAGGAGCAACCTCTGCTGCCTCGTCTGCGGCAACAAAGCTTACTCAAAGCATGGCCGAAACTGCCTCAGAAACTCTTTCTAAAACAGCAAGCAACGCAAGCAGAGGTTTGTTCGGAAAAGCATTGAATACCCCCAACTGGTCCGAAAAACTATCTCGTGGAATGAACGTGGTAAAAACGCAAGGAACTCGTGCCGCTCAATTTGCAGGGCGGGCGCTCTCACAAGCTATGAGCATCTCACAAATGGTTCATGGGCTAACTGCTGGTATTGATGGGATTGCAGGGGGAATCATTGGGGCTCAAGTAGCTCAGGAACAAAGAGCGGCAGGAATGGCAGAAGCTCGTGCAGAAGAACTGAAATCTCTTAACTCCGTCCAATCACAATATGCTGCCCAAGCCCAACAGCTCCAAGAACAATCTCAACAAAGTTTTAACTCCGCACTTCAGACTCTTCAAAGTATCTCGGATTCTCAGCTACAAACCACGTCATCGATGTTTAACTAATTCCTAATGCGCTTTGAGACAAAATAGCCCGTAAGAGTTTTCTCTCTTACGGGCTTTTTTTTACTCCGAAGAGAGCACATATCCTTGGCGAAATTCCTCATGGTAGATCATTCGGCATCCCAAGACCATGAACCCCACAGCAAATAGCAGTCCTGGAGGGAACTTTTCTCCAAGAAGCAGCCAGCCAAAAAAGCTAGCAAACAAAGGCATTACCAAATTACAGAAGGATAAAAATGTAGAGGAAAACGACCTTAGCAACCTTGCGAACAGGTTATAACAAATCAAATTCGAAAAGATAACCAAAGCGCCTATCGCTTGCAAAAATAACAACGGCTTTTCTACTGGCAAAGGATTCCACACTTCGACCATCGCGGAGTGCATTAACGATAAAACTCCAGAGATAACCATGGCATAGGCATTGACTGCTGTATTAGACAAAGACTCACATCTTCGACTTAGCTTTCTAAGTAAAGTCCACCCATAAGAAGAAAGGCATGTCGCTGCTATCAACAGCAATTCTGGAAGTCCCAACTGCCATCCCCACGCGGAGATATCTTCACCCCCACCAAAAAGCAAGTACACAAGATAACTCACTAATCCTAAACTCAATCCCCCTAATTTTTTCCAAGTAACCACTTCTCTGAGCTGAATATAGGAACAAAAAGCTGCGGTAAAAGGAGAAAATCCGTAAATAAAACACGCCTTAGACGACGAGAGCCCCTGTAATCCAATAAATTCTAAAACATTGGCTAAGTAGAACCCAATTACAGCGAGCAACAAAACAGGCACAATTGCCTGCCGCGGCAAACGAAGCGACTCTCTTTTGCTAATCAAAAGCCCAAAAAGAACCACCCCAGCCAACACCATCCGACTTCCAGTAACGAATAAAGGTGCTGCGGCCTCCATTGCGAATTTGCTTAAAGCAAACGAAGAAGACCAGATAAAGGCGTTAAGGAAAATTAAGAAAATAGCCATGTTTTTGAACACAAAAATTTCAAAGCCACAAAACGAACAACATTTTTCCCTACAACAATAAGGGCCGTTGTCAACATCTCAGACCCATTCTATGGGACAAATACAACCTGTTGTTAGTCGTGTACTAAAAAAACGCTTCCATTGTAGGGAATTTCTTGAAAAAACCCTAGTTTGAAAAAAAGTTTCATCTTTCTTTTTTCCTTCTCATAAAACCCTTTTGCTTAGTTCCGTGAAACGCTACAATAACCACTCTGCGAAAAAAGAGAATGTTTTCGCAGAAACCTTGCAGTAAAAATTTTTATTTATGGAGAAGGAATGATCCGCGTAACTTGTAATGAAGAAGCTTTCGAACTACCAGAAGGCGCCTCGGCGATGGATCTTGCAACCAAGATGAAACACTCGCATTGCTTTGCAGGAGCCCTTATTAATGACCAAGCAAAGGATCTTTCCACCACCTTACAAGACGGAGATACCATTCTCTTTCTTTCTTGGGACGATCCAAAAGGTCGAGAAATTTTTTTACACACATCAGCACATATTTTAGCCCAAGCAGTCCTTCGTTTGTGGCCTTCAGCGCAACCAACGATAGGACCCGTTATTGATCAAGGGTTCTACTATGATTTCGCGAACCTCTCTATTAGCGAAGACGACTTTTCTGCTATAGAGGATATGGCAAAAACCATCGCAGAGGAAAAATTTCCCATCTCTCGCCAAGTTTTTTCCAATAAAGAAGAGGCTCTTGCCTATTTTTCGGAAAATCCATTCAAAACCGAGCTAATTACAGAGCTTCCAGAAGATGCAGAAATTTCCGCTTATAAACAGGGGGAATTTGTAGATCTGTGTCGAGGCCCCCACCTTCCGTCAACAGCCCCAGTAAAAGCATTTAAACTATTACGCACATCTGCAGCTTATTGGAAAGGAGATCCATCTAGAGACTCTCTGATTCGGATCTATGGTATCGCCTTTCCTACAACGAAAGAACTTAAAGAACACCTGCATCAACTAGAAGAAGCCAAAAAACGTGATCATCGCGTACTAGGGGCTAAATTAGATCTTTTCTCTCAACAACCCTGTTCTGCAGGAATGCCTTTTTTCCATCCTCGAGGAATGGTTGTGTGGAACGCCTTAGTCGATTACTGGAAGCGTCTTCATCACCTTGCTGGCTACCAACAAATTCAAACCCCTCAGCTTATGAATAGGGAGCTATGGGAAATTTCCGGCCACTGGGAAAACTACAAAGAGAACATGTACACCTTAACCGTGGACGAAGAAGATTACGCGATCAAACCCATGAACTGTCCCGGATGTATGTTGTATTACAAAACACAACTCCACAGTTACCGAGAATTTCCACTACGCGTAGCAGAAATCGGCCACGTGCATAGACAGGAACTCTCTGGAGCTTTATCAGGGCTTATGCGAGTCCGAGCTTTTCATCAAGATGATGCGCACATATTTTTAACTCCTGAACAAGTTGAAGAAGAAACGTTAAATATTCTCGACCTTGTTTCTAAATTATATGGAACGTTTGGATTAGAATATCACTTAGAGCTTTCTACTCGACCTGGACAAGGAACGATTGGAAGCGATGATCTTTGGGAACTCGCAACGGACGCTTTGCAGCGAGCTCTAGTTAAATCCCAAAAACCTTTTGTTATAAGCCCGGGAGAAGGTGCTTTTTATGGTCCAAAAATTGATATTCACGTACGGGATGCCATTAATAGAACTTGGCAATGTGGAACCATTCAGCTGGACATGTTCCTTCCAGAACGATTCGATCTAAAATACACCAACCAACAAGGAGAAAAAAGCACTCCTATCATGCTTCATAGAGCATTGTTTGGCTCTATTGAGCGCTTCTTGGGAATTTTAATCGAACACTTTAAAGGCCGCTTCCCCTTATGGCTAAGCCCTGAGCATGTGCGCATTATTACTGTAGCAGACCGCCATGAGGCTCGCGCTCAGGAATTAGCCAAGCATTTCACCCAACAAGGAATCCGTGCTACGGTGGATCAAACGAATGAGTCTGTTAGTAAAAAAATTCGCAACGCGCAAAATATGCAAGTGAACTATATGCTTACTATCGGAGATAAAGAACTTGAGACTCAACTCCTTGCCGTACGCACACGAGATAATCGCGTATTAAATGCAATTTCTGTTGAGCATTTCACCAATGCAATTCTTGATGAGCTCCACTCTCTTTCTTTAAGCTCTTCCTTGTAACCTTCCTGGCTTGCATAGAGGATTTCCTCTATGCAAGCCCCTATCCCTCAGTCCACTCCTGTACCCTTCATTACAGACGATCGTAGATTTCAAATGGTCAAAAGCCTTATAACATGTTCGCTGTAGCCAAAAATTCCTAATAGGAATACAACGGACTAGTCTAGGGTTCTGAGCTGGAACCAAGTTAACTATATGATTGTTCTAGAAAAACTCTTAAAAATCCCTCGAAGCGGAGGCTACAAAAATCTTCTTCCGTTTTCAAGAGACTGATCTCTAAAAATCGTCTTTTCTATCGGAGGAATGCTATACCCAGTAATAAAAAAAGAGGCCTCTGAAAGACTTTTTGACCTTTCTACCTTCCCAGAGCCTCGTCCGTCCTTGCTTATGGACAAACAATATAAGGAATTAAAGCAACTCAAAAGGAGCGAGGCTTCCTCCCCATGTCGGGGCTTCACCTCGTTATATACATGAAAACAATCGCTGTTAACAGTTTTAAAGGCGGCACAGCAAAAACCTCCACCACCCTTCATTTGGGAGCTGCCCTAGCCCAATATCATAAAGCACGAGTTCTTCTTATCGACTTCGATGCTCAGGCAAATCTTACAGCAGGATTAGGTCTAGATCCCGATTGCTACGACAGCCTTGCCGTTGTCTTACAAGGAGAAAAAACTATCGAGGAAGTCATTCGCCCTATTGACTCTTCAGGATTAGACTTAATCCCTGCCGATACGTGGTTAGAACGAGTCGAAGTCTCAGGATCTTTGGCTGCCGATCGCTATTCGCATGAACGGTTAAAAACCATTCTTTCCACGATAGAGCACCAGTATGACTACGTCATTATTGATACCCCGCCTTCCCTATGCTGGCTCACAGAATCTGCTCTGATTGCAGCTCAGTACGCCCTAATCTGTGCCACACCAGAATTCTATAGCGTCAAGGGCCTAGAACGGTTAGCGACCTTTATTCAGGGGATCTCCTCGCGACACCCTCTCAACATTTTAGGAGTCACTCTGTCTTTTTGGAATTATAGAGGGAAAAATAATGCCGCTTTCACAGAGCTGATCCAAAAAACATTTCCAGGCAAGCTTTTGAATACCCGTATACGCAGAGATATTACTATCTCAGAAGCCGCTATTCACGGGAAACCAGTTTTCTCTACAGCTCCCTCAGCTCGAGCTTCGGAAGACTATCTAAAATTAACTGAAGAACTGCTATTTTTGTTACGGGACATTTAACGCTATGGGAAACATCAAAACCCTTCTAGAAAATCGATTTAAAAAACCCGCCTCCGATAAGATGGAGTCCCTTGCTAAAAAACGATTAGAGGGCGAGCTCTCTCCCTTTCTAAATGGGTTCACCAATCCCAAGCTTTCTCCGCAAGAAGAAGCAAAATTCCGACAATTATTAGAAGAGTATTCCTTTTCTCAAGAAATCTCAGACCTCGACCTACAACAGCTTTGCCACCTGTCTGCCCAAGTAAAACAAATCCATCATCAAGCCGTACTTCTTCATGGGGAGCGCATCAAAAAGGCTCGCGAGTTATTAAAATCCTATCGAGAAGGTGCATTTTCTGCCTGGCTGTTGCTTACCTATGGCAATCGGCAAACTCCCTATAATTTTCTAGTTTACTATGAGTTTTTTTCTATCCTCCCCGACCCTTTAAAACTTGAGCTAGGGAAAATGCCTAGACAAGCTGTTTACACACTAGCTTCTCGAGAGGGAGATCTAGAGAAAAAAGAAGCTATTATCCGCAACTATCAAGGAGAGACCAAGGGGGAGATTCTCGAAATTATCCGAAGGGAATTTCCTCTACTTCCCACAGATCGCCGTCAAGCATCCCTCCCCCAACAAGCTTTTGCCCTTTTTGCCAAAGGAACAAAATTATTACGACAATGCAACGAGATCTCTCAAGAGGAACTCCTCTCCTTGGAAAAATTGATTAAAAAGCTACAAAAAGTTACAACTAACCTTCTTTCTAATACTAAGGTGTCCCGTAATGACGACGAAACCCAAAAACCTAGAAATCGATAACAATACATTCCTACTTTTGGAAGGAAATTTAAAAAGAATTTTTGCGACGCCAATTGGGTATACGACATTTAGAGAATTCCAAAACGTAGTATTCAACTGCTCACAAGGACAACAAGAGCTTGCCAACTTTTTATTTGAAATGCTGATCAACGGAAAGCTTTTGCAAGAGTTACCTGCAGGACAAAAACAATCTGCACAAAGCCTCATTGTACAATTTATGATGTTGATTCGTGTAGCAAAAGATATTCACGAACGCGGAGAATTTATTAATTTCATCACTTCAGATATGCTCGCCCAGCAAGAACGCTGCGTTTTCTTGAACCGCCTTGCACGAGTTGATGGTCAGGAATTTTTACTCATGACGGATGTACAAAACACCTGTCATCTCATCCGCCATTTGCTATCTCGTTTACTGGAAGCTCAAAAAAACCCTATCGGAGAAAAAAATCTTCAAGAAATTCAAGAGGATTTGGTTTCTTTAAGAGCTCATTTTGAAGAATTGACGAAATCTATGTAAATTGATTAGCCTTCCTGACGGCCATTTTCTAAAAATGGTGTTGATTTGCCCCCACGAACAAGTCTTTGGGGGCTTATTTTTTCAATCAAAGAATTAAAGAACAAACAAGGAGCGAGGTTTCTTCCCTCTCCCGGGTCCCGCCTCGAGAGTCAACCATGAATAAAAAACGTGTTCTTACCGGTGATCGTCCTACAGGAAAACTCCATCTGGGGCATTGGATTGGCTCCATTGCGAATCGCCTACAGTTACAACAAGACCCTCGCTATGAGTGTTTCTTCATTATAGCAGACCTGCATACACTAACAACCAAGACACGAAAAGAAGAAGTTCTTCACATTGATAACCATGTTTACGATGTTCTTGCTGACTGGCTAAGCGTAGGCATAGACCCGGATAAATCTGCTATCTACCTGCAATCCGCTATTCCTGAGATTTACGAGTTAAATCTCATCTTTTCGATGCTAACCCCCTTGAATCATATTATGGGGATTCCAAGCATTAAAGAAATGGCTCGCAATGCTTCTATCAATGAAGAAAGTCTATCTCATGGGCTTATTGGGTATCCTGTTTTACAAAGTGCGGATATTTTACTTGCTAAAGCGCATCTCGTTCCTGTTGGGAAAGATAATGAAGCTCATGTCGAATTAACTCGTGATATAGCGAAAACGTTCAATCGACTATACGGACCTGTATTCCCAGAGCCAGACACCCTACAAGGAGAGCTTACAGCTCTTGTAGGGACAAATGGACAAGGAAAAATGAGCAAATCAGCAAATAATGCTATTTATCTTGCTGACGATGCGAAGACAGTACAAGAAAAAATCCGAAAAATGTACACAGATCCTAATCGAATTCATGCGACAACACCCGGAAGAGTAGAAGGCAATCCTTTATTTATTTACCACGATCTGTTTAATCCTCATAAAGAAGAAGTAGAAGACTTTAAAACACGCTACCGCCAAGGATGCATCAAAGATGTGGAAGTAAAAGCTCGCTTAGCAGAAGAAATTAATCTGTTCCTGGATCCTTTTCGAGAAAAACGCAATGAACTCATTGCTCGCCCTAAAATTCTTGAAGAGGCTTTACAAAAGGGGACAGAAAAAATGCGCTCTTTGGCTAAGGCCACTATGGAAGAAGTCCATGACTGTTTAGGCTTAAGTCGCAAATGGCGAGCAATCCTAGCATCCTCTAAATAATCCATCAAACAGGAGGGGAGTTCTGAATCCACAATTTGTATTACATGCTCCTTTCCTTCCTTGTGGAGATCAGCCAGAAGCTATTCGGCAACTCTCTCAGGGAATTTTAGATGGAATCCCCTCACAGGTTCTTCTGGGAACCACTGGGTCTGGAAAAACATTTACTATGGCAAATGTTATTGCCAATGTTAATGTTCCAACTTTGGTGCTTGCTCATAATAAAACCCTGGCAGCTCAACTGTACCAAGAATTTAAAGCTTTCTTTCCAGAAAATGCTGTCGAATATTTCATTTCTTACTACGACTACTACCAGCCCGAAGCCTACATTGCCCGTAGTGATACCTATATTGAAAAAAGCCTGCTAATCAATGACGAAATTGATAAGCTGCGTCTCTCTGCAACACGGTCTATCCTGGAACGACGCGATACGCTAATCGTTTCCTCCATTTCCTGTATTTACGGAATTGGATCCCCCGACAACTATTCCTCCATGGCCCTTACTTTAGAGGTAGGCAAGGAATACCCCCGCGCACAACTCTCCTCCCAGCTCGTGCGTATGCATTATCAAGCCACTGCTACCCCCCAGCGTAGCGCATTTCGCGAACGAGGGAGTGTTATCGATATCTTCCTAGCTTACGAAAGTGATTGCGCTGTCCGACTTGAATTTGTGAACGACACTCTGGTCTCAATAGAATATACAGATCCGCTGACTATGATCCCTTCGGGGACAACCTCCTCTATCACTCTTTATCCTGGCTCCCACTACGTCACCCCCGAAGCCGTTCGCGAACAAGCGATCCGCTCTATCCGAGAAGAACTCGAGCAACGCTTACTCTTTTTTGAAGGACGTCCTGTAGAGCAAGAAAGGCTCTTTCAACGCACGACTCATGATATAGAAATGATCAAAGAAATCGGTTTCTGTAAGGGAATAGAAAATTATTCTAGGCACTTTACTGGAGCTGCTCCAGGAGAGCCGCCAACTTGTCTTCTTGATTATTTCCCAGATGATTTTCTTTTAATCATCGATGAGTCCCACCAAACACTTCCTCAATTACGAGCAATGTATCGCGGAGATCAATCCCGCAAACGCTCCCTTGTCGAGTATGGATTTCGTCTTCCTTCTGCTTTTGATAATCGCCCTCTAACTTATGAAGAAGCTCGGCGCTATTTCCATCGCGTAGTGTATGTATCGGCTACTCCCGGAGAGCTAGAAATCCAAGAAAGTCGCGGTCATATTGTAGAGCAAATCATTCGCCCTACAGGGATTCCCGATCCACTGCCAGAAATTCGCCCTGCAACAGGACAAATCGATGACCTCTTAGAAGAAATCCGCCAAAGACTCCACAAAGATAAAGAAAAAATCCTAGTCATTTCCGTAACAAAAAAATTAGCTGAAGACATTGCTGCTTTTCTTGCTGAATTAGGTATTGCCGCAGCTTATCTACATTCGGGTATCGAAACTGCAGAAAGAACTCAGATTCTTACAGATTTACGATTAGGAACTATCGATGTTCTTATTGGCGTAAATTTGCTTCGTGAAGGAATCGACTTACCAGAAGTTTCTTTAGTCGCTATCCTCGATGCAGATAAAGAAGGCTTTTTACGAAGCAGTTCTTCTCTCATTCAATTTTGCGGACGAGCCGCACGTAATATCCATGGGAAAGTGATTTTTTATGCAGATCGCATCACACCTTCTATGGATCATATGCTTAAAGAAACCGAACGTCGCAGACAAATACAACTCGATTACAATAAAAAACATCAGATCACCCCGCGCCCCATCATTAAACCCATCTTAGCCAATCCGATTACTAAAGAAGAGGCTCATGAAAAGTCTCGTCTGGAACAGCAATCTTCTAAAGAGCTAGAAACATCCATAAAGGCTTATGAAGAAGCTATGTATAAAGCGGCTCAAGATTTTCAGTTTGATGAAGCTGCTAAGTACCGCGATTTGATGAACGCCGCAAAACGGCAGCTCCTTTTTCAACAAGAAGAAGAAGGCAATACAAACTGAAAAGAATACCACAGAATTGAATCCCTCGTTATGATCCCTTTCTATTAAGCAAAATAACCTTGCGGGCGTCTCTTTATTTAGTGCCATAAGATTCTGTCGGAGGAAACGGATAAAACGAGCAAACCGCTTTCATTAACCAGTCTAGAAAAGGATCTTGTTATGTTTGACGCAGTCATCTCTGATATAGAAGCTAGAGAAATTTTAGATTCCCGAGGGTATCCTACATTATGCGTCAAAGTCATTACTAACACGGGAATCTTTGGCGAAGCTTGTGTTCCTTCTGGTGCATCTACAGGCATTAAAGAAGCGTTAGAACTTCGTGACCGAGATCCTAAACGCTATCAAGGGAAGGGAGTCTTACAAGCCATCTCCAATGTAGAAAACGTATTGCTACCCGCTTTACAAGGGGTCAGCATTTTTGATCAAATTACAGCAGACGCTATTATGATTGATGCCGACGGCACTCCTAACAAGGAAAAACTCGGCGCCAACGCCATTCTCGGGGTCTCTTTAGCATTAGCAAAAGCTGCTGCCGCAACCTTAGAAAGACCGTTATATCGCTATTTAGGTGGAGCTTTCTCACATATTCTCCCCTGCCCCATGATGAACCTAATTAACGGCGGGATGCATGCAACGAACGGCCTACAATTTCAGGAGTTTATGATCCGCCCTATTAGCGCTCCTTCTTTAGCAGAGGCTGTACGAATGGGCGCAGAAGTCTTCCACGTCTTAAAGAAAATCTTACAGAATCGACAGTTGTCTACTGGGGTCGGTGATGAAGGAGGCTTCGCTCCACAACTCGCTTCTAATTCTGAGGCGCTCGATCTTCTTTTGACAGCTATTGAAAAAGCAGGTTTTGTCCCTGGAGAGGATATTTCATTAGCGCTCGATTGCGCTGCCTCCTCTTTCTATAATACACAAGATAAAACGTATGATGGGAAATCCTCTGCCGATCAGGTTGCAGTGCTTGCAGAACTGTGCGATCAGTATCCTATTGATTCTATCGAAGATGGCCTTGCTGAAGAAGATTTCGAAGGGTGGAAGCTTTTATCAGAAACTCTAGGAGATCGTATTCAACTCGTTGGAGATGATTTATTTGTAACGAACTCTGCGCTAATTGCAGAAGGCATTACGCAGGGCCTTGCCAATGCTGTTCTCATCAAACCTAACCAGATAGGAACACTGACAGAAACAGCGGAAGCTATCCGCTTGGCAACTACACAAGGCTATGCAACGATTCTATCGCATAGATCTGGAGAAACAGAAGATACCACAATCGCAGATCTTGCTGTTGCCTTTAACACGGGACAAATCAAAACAGGCTCTCTTTCCCGTTCAGAGCGCATTGCTAAATACAATCGCCTCATGGCCATTGAAAAAGAAATTGGCGCTGAAGCTGTATTTCAGGATTCTAATCCTTTCTCTAAAGCTTAAACAGTGACTGAGAATATCCTGTTCTCGTTACGAGAGGGGCTTTACAAAGCCCCTTTTCCTCTTTGCTTGTAGATTTTTCCTGGGGAGAGTATGTAATACTTTATCTTGTCCCTTTAGGGGAAAGTACAGAACATGCCCGTCCCTATACATGAAAACCGCTATACTATGATCTCTTTTACACGAACGATAGGTTTTCGTTTATGGCTTATCTGTGTGGCCGCGATCATGTTCCCTTTAGGGATTAATATCTTCCAGTTGAATCTCCTGCAATATAAAAAAACTCTGCTTTCTACCACCTCTGATTTGCGAGAAAACGCTTTATTTAAAGCGCATACGCTGCAACAGATCATTCCTTTAAACATTGATATCCTCGCGCTCTTTTCTGAAATTTTTGATCTAGACAGAGGGGTTCCTTCCGAACCCGATCTCGCGCTCAGCAAAGAAATGGAAAAAATTTTTTATTCTACATACAAAGAGATCTCTCTTGTAAGAAAGGATCCTGATGGCAATTTTATTGTTGTTGCTTCTAGCCAACTGCAACAACTTGGGAAAAACTACAACCAAGAAATCTTTCTATCCCCATCACAGCCTTTTTTAGCCACTCTGAGACACTCTGATGGAGATTCTCCGCTTCTTTCCGTATTGCAAACTCCTATTTTCGATATTAGCTCTCAAGAAGTTCTTGGCGTTCTATATACCCTTTCAGATACTGATTATCTATTAGATGGATTGCTAGCAGCAAAAGACCCTCTTTCCATGAAAACGGCAATCCTTTCTAAAAATGGGATTATTCTACAAGCAACAGATGCTAGCCTGAATCTTGTATCCACACATAAGGAGGTTGCGCAGGATCAATTCTGTGATGTCTTTCTTCGAGAGGACTTCTGCCCTCCACACCTCCTATTACGAGCACCACTAGATCTCTCCCCACTTCCTTACGGAGAAGGTTTTGTTTCTTTCCGTATCCAAGATCAAGAAATGTGGGGATACATCTATACACCCTCTGATATGGATTTTCGCATCCTAACCTACACAGAAAAAACGATTATTTTTGCTTCTTTATGGCGTCGAGCCCTGCTGTACTTTGCTTATTTTTGTTGCGTACTTTTAGGAAGTATTACTGCTTTTTTAGTAGCAAAACGCCTATCTAAGCCTATACGAAGGCTCGCTACAGCGATGATTGAAACTCGGCGTAATCAACACCACCCTTACGAACCAGACTCCCTAGGCTTTGAAATTAATCGCTTAGGGGAAATTTTCAACTCTATGGTACAAAGCCTCTCTCAACAACAATCCCTGGCAGAAAAAAATTACGCGATCAAACAGCAGGCACAAAATGCTCTACGATTAGGAGAAGAAGCGCAACGGCGCCTTCTTCCTAACCAACTGCCAAATTATCCAACAACAGAAATTGCAAAAGCCTATATTCCAGCAATTACCGTAGGGGGAGATTTTTTCGATGCCTTTGTTATCGGCGAAGGAGACCAGGCTAAACTGTTTCTAATCGTTGCCGATGCCTCCGGGAAAGGCGTCAATGCCTGTGCCTACTCCCTTTTTCTTAAAAATATGTTACACACTTTCCTGAGTGAGCTTTCGTCTATTCAAGAGGCTGTTCAACGGACCTCTTCTCTCTTCTATCAACAAACCGCAGAATCGGGGATGTTTGTCACCCTATGTATCTATTGTTATCACTATACAACACGACAGCTAGAATACTACTCCTGCGGCCATAATCCTGCTTGTTTACGCGCGCCTAATGGAGATGTCTCTTTCCTCTCCCATCCGGGCATGGCTTTGGGATTTTTACCAGGAGTAGCACCTCATCTTACCTACACTCTCACGCTCGAAGAAGGGTCTCTTCTCGTCCTTTATACCGATGGCGTAACAGAAGCCCATAATAAACATGGAGAAATGTTTGGAGAGGAACGCTTAAAAAATTTGGTCGCCTCTTTAACTCAACACAATGCAGAGGAAGCCGTACAATCAATCATGTTCTCTATTAAATCTTTTGTAAAAGATTGCCAGCAACACGATGATATCACGCTGCTCGTTTTAAAAACCCCTAAGGCCCATGGCCCTCTTTAAAAATTTTTTGCTTAGCAGCCCCTTAAAGAATCCTTGTAGATTTTTTCTTTTCCTCTTCTTTATCGTGCCGTTAAGAAGGCTTTTTGAACACTTCTTCCCCAAACGAAATTTTTGTGTGTAGAATGAGACAAACATTCACAAAAAGAATCCTACTTTTTCTTTTTCTGGTGATTCCCGCTCCCCTCCTCTTGAATCTCGCTGTGCTCTCCTTTTTCTCTTTTGCAGCAGTCAAAACAGCGGTTGTTCAAGATCTACACACTCGAACCATGAATTTTAATTTAGAGCTCGAGAAAAAAATCGCCATCCACAAAATTTTTCTCAAACGGTTGGCAGAAACTTTAGCCCTGAAAACCCTAACCACAACGCAGGATTTTTTTACCGAAGCATATAGTGAAATGATCGCTCTGGGAGACATAGATTTATCGCTCTGTTTACTCTCTTCTGCTAATGATAGTATCCGCACTAAAAATCCCAGAGATCCTTTTATACGGTATATAAAAGCGC from Chlamydia suis encodes:
- the uvrB gene encoding excinuclease ABC subunit UvrB — translated: MNPQFVLHAPFLPCGDQPEAIRQLSQGILDGIPSQVLLGTTGSGKTFTMANVIANVNVPTLVLAHNKTLAAQLYQEFKAFFPENAVEYFISYYDYYQPEAYIARSDTYIEKSLLINDEIDKLRLSATRSILERRDTLIVSSISCIYGIGSPDNYSSMALTLEVGKEYPRAQLSSQLVRMHYQATATPQRSAFRERGSVIDIFLAYESDCAVRLEFVNDTLVSIEYTDPLTMIPSGTTSSITLYPGSHYVTPEAVREQAIRSIREELEQRLLFFEGRPVEQERLFQRTTHDIEMIKEIGFCKGIENYSRHFTGAAPGEPPTCLLDYFPDDFLLIIDESHQTLPQLRAMYRGDQSRKRSLVEYGFRLPSAFDNRPLTYEEARRYFHRVVYVSATPGELEIQESRGHIVEQIIRPTGIPDPLPEIRPATGQIDDLLEEIRQRLHKDKEKILVISVTKKLAEDIAAFLAELGIAAAYLHSGIETAERTQILTDLRLGTIDVLIGVNLLREGIDLPEVSLVAILDADKEGFLRSSSSLIQFCGRAARNIHGKVIFYADRITPSMDHMLKETERRRQIQLDYNKKHQITPRPIIKPILANPITKEEAHEKSRLEQQSSKELETSIKAYEEAMYKAAQDFQFDEAAKYRDLMNAAKRQLLFQQEEEGNTN
- a CDS encoding SpoIIE family protein phosphatase, translating into MPVPIHENRYTMISFTRTIGFRLWLICVAAIMFPLGINIFQLNLLQYKKTLLSTTSDLRENALFKAHTLQQIIPLNIDILALFSEIFDLDRGVPSEPDLALSKEMEKIFYSTYKEISLVRKDPDGNFIVVASSQLQQLGKNYNQEIFLSPSQPFLATLRHSDGDSPLLSVLQTPIFDISSQEVLGVLYTLSDTDYLLDGLLAAKDPLSMKTAILSKNGIILQATDASLNLVSTHKEVAQDQFCDVFLREDFCPPHLLLRAPLDLSPLPYGEGFVSFRIQDQEMWGYIYTPSDMDFRILTYTEKTIIFASLWRRALLYFAYFCCVLLGSITAFLVAKRLSKPIRRLATAMIETRRNQHHPYEPDSLGFEINRLGEIFNSMVQSLSQQQSLAEKNYAIKQQAQNALRLGEEAQRRLLPNQLPNYPTTEIAKAYIPAITVGGDFFDAFVIGEGDQAKLFLIVADASGKGVNACAYSLFLKNMLHTFLSELSSIQEAVQRTSSLFYQQTAESGMFVTLCIYCYHYTTRQLEYYSCGHNPACLRAPNGDVSFLSHPGMALGFLPGVAPHLTYTLTLEEGSLLVLYTDGVTEAHNKHGEMFGEERLKNLVASLTQHNAEEAVQSIMFSIKSFVKDCQQHDDITLLVLKTPKAHGPL
- the eno gene encoding phosphopyruvate hydratase, whose amino-acid sequence is MFDAVISDIEAREILDSRGYPTLCVKVITNTGIFGEACVPSGASTGIKEALELRDRDPKRYQGKGVLQAISNVENVLLPALQGVSIFDQITADAIMIDADGTPNKEKLGANAILGVSLALAKAAAATLERPLYRYLGGAFSHILPCPMMNLINGGMHATNGLQFQEFMIRPISAPSLAEAVRMGAEVFHVLKKILQNRQLSTGVGDEGGFAPQLASNSEALDLLLTAIEKAGFVPGEDISLALDCAASSFYNTQDKTYDGKSSADQVAVLAELCDQYPIDSIEDGLAEEDFEGWKLLSETLGDRIQLVGDDLFVTNSALIAEGITQGLANAVLIKPNQIGTLTETAEAIRLATTQGYATILSHRSGETEDTTIADLAVAFNTGQIKTGSLSRSERIAKYNRLMAIEKEIGAEAVFQDSNPFSKA